ACAAAAAAATCAACCTCTGATTAACAGCATGTTTTGTGTACACATCACAGTCTACCCAATGAGGCTGGAACTATTAgccccaatttacagataaggaaactgaggctcagagccgTTAAGAAGCTTTCCTAAAGGCACATGGCTAGAAGGATTTGAATGAAGCAGACAGGTAGATATGAGACCCAAGAGATCATGTGGCCCACAGAGACAAGACTTGCCATGGCTCCTGTCTGCATTTGGGTTTCCAGGACCTGGGGCACCCAGCTGCGTGTCTTGCCCTGTCTTCTGTGCCTCTGTAGCCTTCCAGAAAATTCCCTTTTATCCTAAGCTAGCATGAGGGGTTTCCATGCATCAAAGAATTTTCAAACAGTGGTATGCTGGAGTGGTTTGGAGGAGCTGACTGTTAAAAACCCAGGAACAGTCAGCCTGTTCAATTAGCTGGAGTGTGAAACTGACATAGCGGGAGTGTTTACACCATGGACATTGGTCCAAGTTACTTACCAaggcttttattttattccagagagctactgtattttattttacaccTGCATAACCTGGATTCTGAGGCAATGTATAGGTAGAGGAAGCCAGGGAGCAGGAGCTGCCAGATAGAAAAGACCAGAAGAGACAAGAGTCCCTGTGGCCCTTTCCAAAGCTTCTCAGTATCCCCTTTATCTGTTCCACAAACACTCTTGTCCGGGAGCCAGCCCACAGGGCTGCTCAATCTCAGAACCGAAGATGGGCTTCAGCAGATCAGAAGTTGCTATTTCCTACCCCGCTCCCCTCAGAAGTACAGCCAAGATTGGTCAGAGTTTATTGGAGGGCATGGGAACCACAATAAGAGGAAAGTTCCAGACATCTGGCGTCGGTTGGGAGTGATCTCTCCTCCGTCCAAGATGGAGTGGAAGGCACTTGAGCAATCAGTCCCCCATGGGCAGCCACAGGGCTTTGGTCCGTGCTGCCCGCAGCCCCAGCTCTGGGCCTGCCCCCTCGGCCTCCTGATCCCAGGCCCGCGGGCAGCCTCTGTTCACCCACACCGGCTTGAGGTTTCCTGCTGAGGCCCACTCCACAAACTGGGATCCCTGGCGTGGAGACACGGGATCATTATTTCCACTGGCTTGGTTGCTAAGCAGCTGTTTCCTTGGCAACAAGGACTATCACTGAGGAGGGGCCTAAAGGCTTGACCTAGGCTCTGTGGCTAGAATGCTCAGCTCCTAGCAAGTAAACCTTCCAGATACTGAAGGAAACAAGGTTGACCTTTGTGGCTATGGAATTTCCTCCCTGTTAACGGCCCACATTCAAAGGAATGGGGCCTAAGGTTCTTGCTGACAAGTTCCCATCTGTTACCATCAGGCGGTTTAAGAGGGTGGACTGTGGGCTTCTGACTCTGTTGCTGCGGTGTGGTCCTTAGCAATTGGTTGTCCAATGTTAGGTCTTTGGGCTGGGCAGGATCTCTTGCCCTTGTTGCTAAGGAGATCCTCTTCCTTAACAACTGGGGTCTAAAGGGGCAGGACCCAGAACCTGGTTGCTAAGGAGTAGCAACAGGGTTCTAAGGGAGTGCAGCTATGTTCCCAGAAAAGGAAGAGCTTGTTGGTGACGGTGAAGACACTGAAGATGGCAAAACAAAACGTACCTGTGCAGATCCAAAATACCACAGGGCCTGGATGTCCTGGTGCAAGGCCAGGCAGCGGGTCAGGTGGTCCCGATCCCCTGTCACCACATTCACCAGGCCTGCTGGCAACAAGGTGACCATGTCCTAGGGGATGGAAGGTGGGGATTATCCAGAGTTGGGAAGAGGAGAGTCAGAGACCCCTAGGGCACTGGGAGCAGGGTAAGGAGTGAGCATCATGGGATTGGCcatgggggtcccagaaggaaggGGATGGGGTCATGACTGGTGAAGGCTCACAGTCTGGAGAGAATGGTCATTGGGTCTATGAGTAGCGAAGGCTTGGCTGCTGGGATGGGGTTtaccatggttaccaaggggatgGGGTGAGAGCTGAGCTCTTGCAGGCCTTTGGGCACCTTTCATCCATCTGCTGCCCGAAGGGCTGTTGGGAGCAGCAGCAgacaggcaggaaggcaggggacTGTACCTGGCAGACCTCCAAAGCAGGGATGGGACAGGCCCCGCTGGGCACCAAGACCACAGTGTTGCCATGAGCCAGGGCGGGGGCCAGCAGAGACACCAAGGCCAGCAGGGGCCACTTGTCCGGGCACACAATAGCCAGCACGCCCAGTGGCTCCCGAAGCTGGAGCACAGGGCCTCTCAGCTCTGCTACCTGCAGGGACGGGGGGAGGTCAAGGACGGGGCAGAGAAGCCTGACTGCCCTCTTCTCACCTCCTCTATCACCTGCCCTTTTTCTCCTCTCATCCCCAACTTCGCTTCTCCATAGCAACTCCAATAATGACAACATAACCAGCTGATGGTTCAGGgcacagactccagagccagaTGCTGGGTTCAAGTCCCCGCTCTACCATggactgggtgaccttgggtgagttacttaacctctctgggcctcagcttcccaactttaaaataagaacaataataGTGTCTACCTCAGAGATTTGCTGTTAGGATAGAATGAGTTCATATGTGTAGCGGTCTCAGAACCTGGCCTATAGGTTTGTAGGCATGTGTGTTTTGAAGCTTAATTGACTATAACTGACAGTCAGTAAACTGCCCACACTTAAAAGGGTATAGTCTCAGccattttcatatatatacatatatacgccTGTGAAGTCAATCACCACGATCAAGATAATGAACTCCACCCCCCATTTCCTTGTGCTCTTTGAtaatccttccttcctgtctctgctTGATCCCTCTGTGCTcagacaaccactgatctgctttctctcTATAAACCACTGTGCATTTTCTACAGTTTTCTAGATACATTTTCTAGACTCGTATAGTCTGTACTCTTTTATCTGGCTTCTTCCATGCAGCATAACCATTGCGaaattcatccatgctgtagctcGTTCACTCTTGATTGCTGAGGAGGAGCCCACTGGAGGCAtgtaccacaacttatttattaACCTACTGagggacatttggattgcttttTTTGCTGCTATGAATAAttttgctataaacatttgtgcataagtctttgtgtggatacgtgcattcatttctttttggcTAAAAACCTAGAAGTTAAATTTACTtagataaatacctaggaattaGTATGGATCATATACTAAGAGCATATTtaaggggagagggtacagctcaagcggtagagtgcatgcttagcatgcacgaggtcctgtgttcaatccccagtacctcctttaaaaataaataaataaacttaattacctcctcctgccaaaaaataaataaataaaagaaaatacaataaattttttttaaaaagagcgtttttaacttaagaaactgccaaaatgttttcccaAGTGGTTGTCCCCTGACGTTTCCCCCAGCAGAGTGTCAGAGTTCCAGTTCCTCTACATCCTTGGTGACACTTGCTATGGTCAGTCTTTTGAATTTCCGCCATTCTAATAGGTGCCTAATGATATCTCAAGGTGGTTTGGACTTGCACTTCTCCAATGACtaatgacgttgagcatcttttcaagtgcttacTGGCCATCCATAGGCAAACATTTTTTTGAGCCCTCAGGCATTAAGAGCTCAGCCCATTTAGTTTTCAACTCCCAAGGTCAATACCATCATATAATTGCACATCATTTATGGAGGAGACCCAGGACAAATGACTAGCTGTCTTCCCATTATCTTTCTATATCGCTCTCCCTGAGTGCACCTGTGCTGTCACCTGAGTCACTGAATCCTCAGGCTCTCTTCACTGGACCTACCATATTTCATACCAACCTCGGAAGGATGTGTAGTTGCGTGTTATAAATGTAAGTGAAACAAAAATCACACCAAGCAATACCCTGTGCAATGCACTCTATATTTTCTGTCCTATTCtctatcattaaaaaaacaaacaaaaaacccccaccaCAACAGGGCTATGACCCACTAAGTTGATTTTATGGCCCAGGAATGGGTCCCTAACAATAATCTGAAACACTACTCTATGAGGCGGGCTGGATGCTCATTATATAGAGGAGGAAATCGAGGTGCCGAGAGGTGAGACCACTTGGgcctggacccccacccccaagtcatTCCATAGCCCTTGCTCTGACCCCCTCCAGACTGCCCGCTCTGTCTGCCAGCCCACAGACCCTTCTCACCTGCAGGGTACGGCCCTGGGCCTGGACGCGGGCCCCCCACACCCGAAGCCGCCTCGCGCTCAGCTCCACCTCTGCCTTGGCGACCTTGAGCTCCACTCCATGCCTCTCCAGCCTCGCTGCCAGGGTAGACCCTCGGCGTTCCAGCGCGGCTGCCAGGGCGCACAGCAGGGCTGCTCGGGCCCCTGGCGACTGGCCTACCCAGCTGCGGGCAGACAGTGCACAGTTGTGGTTGGCTTCTTCACCCTGATTCTTCCCAGGTATCTCACCTCTGCCCACAGCCCCTACCCTGCGTGTCCAGACCCCATGACCCATCTGCCCCGGGAGGAGAGTGAGGGGCCCTACCCACATCCTATCAGCCCTGGGAGCTCAGACTCCACAGCCCACCAGCTCTCAGGGTCCAGACCCCGCATTCCATTGGCCCAGCCCTGGGGTTTCAGATTCCCCTCTCTGATACCCCATGATCCCTGGGCTAGCTCATACGACCCACACACTTACCTAGGGGAAGCCTGGTGAGCAGCCTCGACGGCACCTCGGATATCCTTGGCTCCGCCCTCAGCCACGTAGCCGTGAAGATTGCCCTGCGAATCCCAGATGGGCCTGGAGCTCCGGGCCCCAGGCGCCTGGAAGCGGCCCCCGACAAAAAGCCCATAGGGGGGTGCCGGGCTGGAGTAGGGTGAGGTGTGAGGGTGGGTCCTGGGCAGGGACTGCTCAGACCCCAGGCCACACCTCATTGGATGGACCCCTCCAATTCCCATGGGCCTCCGCGGGACCCAAACGCCTGGCCCCGTGACTCTCTGGGGGAGGATGTACTTTCATTTAGCAGAGCTGAGGCTCTCATCAGGCCTGGCGGGTTGGGGTGAGGCCATAAGACCCATAGTGCAATTCTCAGCGGGACTCAGGGACCCCTGGTTGGCTCTGAAAAGCCTCCCTCCAGTCCACGGGGTGGGGGGCGGAGCCTGCCACCACTTGCCCTCTTCCCCTCCACACACCAGGGATTCTGGGAGTCGTAGTCCCCAGAGCAGCTCACCTAGGCCCTGTTTCAGGCCCAGCTGGTAGGGTTGAAGGGACCACGAGGCCAAAGGTGTCGTAGTTCAGACTCTCAGAAAGGTAGGGCAGCCGGGCAGGGGTCCCTGAGGGCTGCAGGTACTCATACAGACCCTGTGGGAGGGACGGGGGCAAGAGGACATGAGACGTCCACACCGTGGCTGACGGTGTGGTGATGGGTGGGGAGAAGGTGCACTCACATCTGGGCCCCCGTGCCAAGAAGACCCACTCTCCTTGCAGCCACCTGTGGGCACTGCTGCGTCTCTGAGGCCGTGGGCATTGATCCAGACTGTGCCCACTCGGAGCCTGTGGGGAGAGGAcatcagagagaaaaacagaaactggaggaagggagaggtgattcagagaggctggggtggggtgtaAGGAGAGACCCAGAGAGATGGGGAGACATCAAGAAAGAAGATGGGACTGTCCTGGCAGGCTGCCCCGTGTGCCAGTGGGTGTCAACTGACCCGTACGCCAGCGCCAGTGCCTGCCCCAGTCTCTCGCTCCATACACTGGCACTGCCTCCTCGGGGTGTCCCGTTGGCCAATGCCAGTGCCTCCTTGGCTGTGCGGAATGGGGAGGCCACAACCAGAGGCCACGGCACCTGGAGGGGGTGACAAGGGAGCTCAGGTGGCCTGGCCAGCTCCTCCTCCGACACCCCACCCAGTGTAGGTTCAGCCTACAGCAGTCGGCAACCCCCAGACCCAGTCCAAATGGTTCCCCCAGGGGCCTCTGTAGGTTTGGTGCTGCTGCCCACGTCTGGCTGAGGATGGGAGGATGGAATAGGGTCTCTAGGACTCTGAGGGGCTCACCTCTGCCTGGGTACAAGGGGAGGCTGGAAGCAGGTCAGAGACCAAGGTTGGGGGAAAGAATGGGCTGTCTGAAGGCACACTGCCAGCCTGGAAGAcctggggagaaagagaaatagacCTCCAAGTCCACACCAGTCCTCTCCACTTCAAGGACCCACGAGTCCTGGCCCCCTAGCCCTTCAGACCCAGGAGTCAGATCTTGAGGTCCCTCCTCCCCGGCACCTCAGAGTCTGTGCCCCAGGCTCACCTGTGCACCCTGGCTCTGGGCCTCACGCACATAGCGCTGTGCCAGGTCATGTGCGGCAGCCCCCCGGGCCCCCATGTCCACGGCCCCGTCTAGCCCTCGGCCACCCCGAAGCCGTCCCATCCTCTCTTGGAGCCGCCTCATCGTCTCATCCCACACAGACTCTTGGATAAGGAGCCTGAGGCCCCCCTGTGAGGAAAAGGTGGGAGTCAGGGAGGGCAAATAGTGGGAGACATACAGATACAGATCAGAGGAGGGTCAAGGAGAAGTGGCCGAGGACACTGGAGATGCTCTGAGGCCCCAAACCCCAGGCAGGATGTGGATTTACAGAAAGGTGGTGGCGGAGagtggagagagaggtggggaaaCTAGGATGTGGATGCTCAGAAAAGTGAAGGGATTCCTAATGAACAAGAGACACAGAGCGCCTGACTAGGCAAGGCCAGGAGAGCGGGGAACGTGGAGATTCCGAAACTTGAGGGGATGAGGAGTCCTGCATACGCAGTGGTGTGAAGATAAGAGTCTGGAAacacaaaaaactgaaaatttaaatgaaCAAAGACGGGGGCCCCCAGGTCTGGAGACAGACATGCACGGCCCCCAGGAAGTGAGGGGAGACGGGTGCAAGGCTCTCACCCGGCTGCGGTCAGACCAGGCTGCATCCACGACGCCCTCCACGGCTGAGTCCACGTCCGCCGCCTCCGTCAGCAGCAGCAGCGACTCAGCCCCCAGCGCCAGGCCCAGCTCAGGACCCTTGCCCGCCAGGGTCCGCTGTAGGGCACGTCCTTCCTATGGGATCCATGCAGGGTTCAGTTCGGGGAGGAGCCTCTGGCCCTCCAGCTGTGTCCCTGCCCCTTTCCACCCCTGAAGATACCTCCACGGCTCCACAGAAGGCCACCTTCTGAACTCCAGGCTGGGAGGCTAGGACAGGCCACAGGGGGGCAGGGCCACTGATCACATTGAGGATTCCTGGGAAGGAGCCTAGCTCCCCTGCCAACTGGGCCAGGAGGAGGGATGTCGGGGAGGCTGGGGGCACGAGGACCACCACAGTGCAGCCTGGGGAAGGCAGGCAGCTCAATGATCCTGGAGTCTAGAACCCtaggcccctcctccctcagacccaggggtCAGGCCCCCAGCCCattcctccctcagacccaggggtCAGGCCCCCAGCCCattcctccctcagacccagcaGTCCCAGCCCTCAGCCGATCGTTTACCGACAGCCAGGGCAGGGCAAATCCTCCACATCATCTCAAGGAAGGAGAATGTGGGTGGCAAGATGAGACCAATCACTCCTGCAAGAACATGAAATGAGCCAGGGGCAGGTACCGCTGGATGCTGAggaaggagggggctgggggctgggactcCTGCTTCTCACCTATGGGCTCCCAGCCTGCCAGCGCCTCCTCTTGGGCATATGCCTGGACTGCATGGTATTGGAGCAGCTGCTGGGCCAGCGGGACATCTCTGTCTCGAACTTCTCGAACAGCCCGTCCAGTAACCAGGGACTCCAGGGTCCATAGCAGCCGTTGGTGCTTCTGGATCATCTTTGCCAGCCTATGGGGCAAGCATCAGGGATGGTCATTTCCCACTGCCCCTTGGCCTGAGAGTCCTGGAACACACCCCGTATACCTGAACTACAATCCCCTTTAGCACATGGGGGCATCTCCACTATTTACCAGGGGTGGAGGGCACCAAGGATTTATGGGAAATGTAATCTGGGAAACACTCAAAACTTGAGGGTGCTGTGTCAAGATCTTAGCCACCTGTAACCTTCAAAGGTGATAGAAAATTAAAGTTTAGCCTCTAATCTCAATTGTACTCTGGGAGAGTCTCAAGAATGTGCTGGAAAACAGTTCAGGGGACTCCACCAGCCCCAGTGAGCTGCTAAGAAATGGAGCCTGATGAGCCCCAGGGATATTCTTGGAAACAGACTTCGTCATTACTAGTCCCAGCAAACAGTGGGAAATGGATGTTTTAGCTGCTAAAGGCTCCAAGACACGCTGGGAATATGAGCCTTAGCTGCCAATGAATTCAGTGG
This Camelus bactrianus isolate YW-2024 breed Bactrian camel chromosome 9, ASM4877302v1, whole genome shotgun sequence DNA region includes the following protein-coding sequences:
- the ALDH16A1 gene encoding aldehyde dehydrogenase family 16 member A1 produces the protein MAATRAEPRAREIFTTLEYGPVPESHACALAWLDTQDRHLGHYVNGKWLKPEHRSSVSCQDPITGENLASCLQAQTEDVVAAVEAARTSLENWSLLPGAIRAQHLTRLAKMIQKHQRLLWTLESLVTGRAVREVRDRDVPLAQQLLQYHAVQAYAQEEALAGWEPIGVIGLILPPTFSFLEMMWRICPALAVGCTVVVLVPPASPTSLLLAQLAGELGSFPGILNVISGPAPLWPVLASQPGVQKVAFCGAVEEGRALQRTLAGKGPELGLALGAESLLLLTEAADVDSAVEGVVDAAWSDRSRGGLRLLIQESVWDETMRRLQERMGRLRGGRGLDGAVDMGARGAAAHDLAQRYVREAQSQGAQVFQAGSVPSDSPFFPPTLVSDLLPASPCTQAEVPWPLVVASPFRTAKEALALANGTPRGGSASVWSERLGQALALAYGLRVGTVWINAHGLRDAAVPTGGCKESGSSWHGGPDGLYEYLQPSGTPARLPYLSESLNYDTFGLVVPSTLPAGPETGPSPAPPYGLFVGGRFQAPGARSSRPIWDSQGNLHGYVAEGGAKDIRGAVEAAHQASPSWVGQSPGARAALLCALAAALERRGSTLAARLERHGVELKVAKAEVELSARRLRVWGARVQAQGRTLQVAELRGPVLQLREPLGVLAIVCPDKWPLLALVSLLAPALAHGNTVVLVPSGACPIPALEVCQDMVTLLPAGLVNVVTGDRDHLTRCLALHQDIQALWYFGSAQGSQFVEWASAGNLKPVWVNRGCPRAWDQEAEGAGPELGLRAARTKALWLPMGD